TGCACTATATTCACACTATGGGTTGCATTATTAGATTTGCCATGTTTCATTTCCCTGCAGAACCCCTCTGTAAGGTCAGAGAGAATTAGCCGCAGCATTTCATCAGAACAGGACAGAGTTGTTCTATTTATAATCATGAGCATTAGCTGATATTGGCATGCCACTaggggtgtttttttttatatgtggcatttttttttttttttttttttttttttttaaatgtctggcAGTCTTGTGTGGACGCTGTGGGGCACCTTGTTCTGTCACATTGAGTGACTGTGGTTGTCCTTGAAGGCTTGTCCATGGTGATTGGATGTGCATTGTATGTCCTCAGGCCCACGCTGCACTTGCTGGTCTCCTCAGTCATGGATCGCACTTGACACCCCCACCAGGTGGATTGCAAATCTTTAACCCCAGCACTTGCCCACGCAGTGACTGCTAcagtaaatgttaaattgtgacaTATTTAAACAGAAGTTCTCATTTCTAGCATGTTTGTCTTATTCAGCTGCAGTACAATCAAATGAACTTGTGTCATCGCCCACATTGTGTCTGCTGTAAAATGCTGCTGTTAGACAGAATAATCGCATTCTTcagaatgactgaatgaatatAATTATCGTCTCTTCATGATCAGATGCAAAAGTGGTTCAGTAGCGACCCCCCCTCCTCCTTCTCCCCCACGCGTTTCACGAGCACAGGGATGGGCTGCCGTCCCTTGAGCTGATGCGTGTACGGAGGCAGACGTGGAGCCAGCTGCTACTGCAGTGTCCTTCCCACACACAGAGGATAGAAAGTGCGAGTAAGAGGGAAACAGCTTGAGGATGGGCTCATGACAGAGATTGATCTGTAGAGAGAGTGAAGCGTACCTCAAGCAGATGTTTGTCTGGATATTAAGAGTAATGGAAGCACTGGCACCTCCATCCCTCTACGCTCTCTGAGGAGATGATCCTACACAGCTATACATGTGGGTTTATGACATTTGCACATGAAAATGTGTGGAGAAAAAGCTTAAGAAGACACAAAAAATTATAGGTTTGGACACATACATACGGCCTTTAAGGATTTACAGTATAGGATAGTAGTTTTCTCTTTGACTGGAAAGGGCAGTCTTTTGAAAATACGAGACTTATCCAATAATCACAAAGGACTGGAAAAGTCATTCAAATAATTGGTCGAAATGTGTCGGCACTCCGTAAAACACGTCTCATTTCAATTCTTGTTCCTTAAATTTTCTtatcacaaaaatatttcagctgaATGTTGCAGCAAATGATTTTCGATtgcacaattattattatttatttacaattattaaaataataatgtaaatatattcctGAGGAGACTTGTTGTTCTGCAACAGAACCCTATCTgacattattttcttatttcttaaGAAATAAAAGAGAGAAATGATACTCTGGACATAAAAAAGGTGTCATTTCAACTACCTATACATAGCAAGGCCAGtcacgcttttttttttttatgttcattttaagGATCATTAAACTCTTTTTCTCCATTGACTGTTGCACCATGGGACCATCACAGAAAATGAAACCTCACAGAGTGCATAATGGGGCCAAATGTGGTATAAGTAGTGCTCCATTTTAATAAATGGGGTCAAATGAGGTATCGGGAGTAAAGGAAGGTTATTTCAATGTCTCAGAAAGCCTGCAGCCTTACTCTCAATATATTATGATCCCAGATCTAAAAATATcccattttaatattaaatactttGGATTTTGACCAAAGCTCATTAGTAGTTTTCAATAAAGATATTTTAGAGATCTTGCAAATATGTGGTTCTACACCCAGTGTAAGATTTGATTATATGCTGTTATAATATTACAACAGCGCTATTTTTGGCTAAAGCTTCtcccacatatttatttaataacagttttctCCTTTGTGTATGTAATGtttgaaatgaattaaattaaatcttttaaatttaAGATCTACACTGAAAAAGAAATGGTGTAAATGGGatttacttttaaacaattttcattttgaaattgctagtacattttacaaattaccAGTAACAcaattaaatgtgacattttgaaGCTGATAGACTGAAATtctattttgtaaaacatactgcagcaatcttttatttacacctttggaaagaaaatgagaaaatattgttttcatGCAGGCTCTTTTATCTTGGCATTCTATACTGCCTGTCTCAGCAGTTCACAATGCACCAAACAAGAGCAGTATCATCATTCTGTTGTGCTCACGGGACTGAGTGTGTGTACAGACCCAAGAGTGTTTCAGCAGAGCAAGGTCACCCACAGTGTCTGACAATCATATTATATCTTCCACATTGctcatattacaaaaataagacaCTGGCTCtaaaggaaaataataataatgcttgcAGTGACTGAAGTGAGCCATTGAGGGGTGCTGACTGATTGATTGTTTATGGACTTGGCACGCCATTACTGCTGATGGGGTTTTGATGCCCAATGAAGTTTAACACTTcagttttttaaacagtttagcTAGTCTTACATGCTCAAAATGCTTTACCTTACATGAAGACATGTAATGGAGTATTTTGCCATTGTGTGATGTTATAGATTTCCTCTTCTTAGATCTCTTATGAGCTCTAAGCTGTTACATTATCCAAACCAAATCGCCTTAATTAGGATATATACATTTacttatataaaacaaatcttCTCATCACCCTATACAGTATGTAATGAACCATAATGAGATGGCCTAAAAATTCGCCTAAAGAACCAAGCCTTATATGATGGCCAGAAATCTACCAGGGCTGTCTTACACTTTATGGACTGTGACTTAGTGTTAAGATCGCTGCATACATCAAATCATAATGGACAGTAAatcataaaagtatataaaatagcCACgtcaataaaaaatgcatgtatattttaaagGCATATACAAATGCactttgtgatttttttttttttttttttttttttttttttttttttttttttttttttaaatgcatcgTCAACTAGGTAAAAGTTTATGCACACCTCTTATAATGAGATTTATTTTCAGTAGTTCTCTTTCAGTGATCCTCTAGATAATTAACGaatgctgattttatttattcatatttaatgttaaCTAAGAATACAGTCAATTGAAATTATGAAAGAATATGTTCCATACAGCCTGTTCTATTCAAATAGTTGCCATTTGTTGCTTAAGTGTTGTCCCCACATgaacaaaacagcacaaatttattaaataagaCTTAGTTATTTTTAAGAACATACTGCTTACatcaattttttattaataaaaatataactacctGCACAAGCACACTGAGAGAACAGTACAgaaatatttgaacaatatCCTCTGCAAAATTAAGAAGGTGCAGAAGCATCCACCAAAAAATAAGCTGCATTTATCCAATGAGAAATCATTAAATTGGCCACTGAACAAAAACGAGGGCCTTTTTGTTTCATCTGGATcatatgaaactttttttttcctagcGTGCTAATAAACAAGCTGCACCATAACAATATATGAATAGTTTGTCTTTATAATTACAAAACCTCTTCTGGTAATACTATCTACAGATAATCATCTTCATTTCAGTGTATCTTCTACCATGTTAagctaacaaaaaaataaattgctttCAAATGAGGTTACACAATTAAAGGTGTAAATGTTTGTCTTCTTATAAAGAAGATTTGCTGTGAACATGCTTGGGTGTTGAACAGTGCTCTCAGTAAATTAATAGTGATAAATGCGATCTTTGCTGAGTTTCAATGAATATGAAATACCAAAGTACAATTTAAAGTCTTTTCAATCCTAGTGAACTTGAACAGCTTGTGATCCTAGAATCATTGTGCTTTGGAATTTAAGATTAGTTGATATTTTCGTTGATAAActtcatatttataaattatctCCCAGTACAGATGACAGTCTTTCGaaaactttaaataatcttGCATTTGGCAAACAGAACAGTACACCTGTACATACATTTGCAAAGTAGTCATGAGTTTGGCACATTCACAATTGTAACATTTCAGTGCATCGTTACTTCCGGAGGGTAGGAGGAGTGCTTATTGCATTCGGTAATGGTGCATGGGCAGTCGTTATTGTCCAGGAGCTGGCATGGTCTGCTGAGGAAGGCGTAATCTGCCCTAGAGGGCCAGCGCAAAACCTGGCTGTGCCCACGCAGCATGCCCGCCGCTGCCTGCAGGGGGCGAGCTGGGCCCAGCCATCTGCTCGCCTGTGGGAATCTGCTTGAGAGGAAGAATGCACTGTGCTATCCATCACTGCCAAAGCTCTTTTTGCCAGAGCAGAACAACACTGAAATTGCATTCCTCCCTTCAGCAGCATAGAAACGCATGGCTGCATCCAAGCACAACACACACTTACTCGACTCTTGGCACAAGTTATATATGCAGGGGAAGGGGGCATGCTTATGAGGGGGCGTTTGTGTGTACATGCATTGGCAAATTTGCACATGACATGCAACCGTTCTGGCTGTCAGAGGCAACATCCGTAAGTGCTTGGGGAGAACGGGATGGCGAGCACTGAGAGAGGTAGAGTATGATGTTTCTCGTACTTGAATTAATCGTTATGGCCAGTATTTGTGGCATGCTGTCTGTTTACCAAAGacaaaaagttttaagttcatATAAAACTGAAGCAGTGGCAAGCAAACAAATGGGAAATGCATTGCAAGGGACAATTCACctgaaaatgaacattttgacatcttgtttcaaacctgtatgaactTCTGTTGAACgcaaagaagatattttggagAATACTGGTATTCCAAACcattgctggtagccattgacttcatacaggttccaaatctgtaactcatacaggtttggaacaacttgagggtgagtaattgatgaactatccttttataGTAATAACAATGGAATGTATGTGAGCAGCACCATAAGTaaacactttaaatgttgaacCATTTCCCTTTCTCTGGTAATCGACAGCAAGCCACAGATGATGTCCACAGACGTTAAGAATGACCTGAAATATTCCTTTGAGATGACGTAAAGAGCCCCTTGTAGGTGACAATCTGATGCGTTTGTAGACAAATGTGGCTGCTTATTCATATTTTGGGAAAAAGGAAAGCAATTTGGCAAAAGACTACTTCCTGTGAGAGTAGACGCAGGCAGATTGCAGCCTTATCAGGTGCCACATGCTTCCACAAAAGCGCTGCCAATTACTAAATCTCATGTCTTTGTTGATGTAAGGTGTCTAAAACAAAACTGCTGCACGTATGTTGTCTACTGATCGTGTTCTCAAGCTCGGAGGTGGTCAGCAGGGTAGGGACCCTCCCATCTGAGAGAAAGGATGATGCAGAGGCTTGGTCTCCAGACACCAATCCTCTGCTGTTGGCCGGAGTGATTTATGACAGCCTACAGCTCATCACAGACAGGACCACCATCCCCTGAGCGTGCAGAGAGACACAACCCCTAGACAATACACGTATTTGGGTGCAGAATCCCGTTTCCATGGCAGTGAGTAGCAGCATGAGTAAAAAGCACACATGCAGCACAGCAAGCGTATGAAAGTGTGTGCGTGATAGAGCGGCAAACAGCATGCCCTGAGCTGAAGGCAGCTTGCTTTTGTCGGGGACAAAATACGAAAGTGTTGAATGGCACAACATTACATTGTCCATTTGACGTAAGGTAGGGGCAGTCTCCTCTCAGCCTCGATATGGATTTCCCATACATGCCTGACCCAGCAACCCCTATTCATTCTCTCCTCCTACTTCTCTCCAAACAGTTTCAGCGGTTTATGTACTACAGCTCTTTAGGCACAGGCTATATGGCTACAATTCAGTCTACATCAGGCATTCCACTGCATTATGCACAGGCTCCAGAAAGCATGCTTAGGCAGAATATCAATCATCCTATCAGCTACCAAAATAAGACAGATTTCATTAATACAACCATTACTCAAATGGAAAGAAAAGCAAAGAATCTCCCAAACAAGGGCTCTCCCATACTGTTGCCTCTAAGAGACATATTGCCATCTTACTTTAGACAGAGGTTACCGAAACGATTGTTAGCAGCTAAACGATTGCTTCTGAGTTCAGATCTTTGGGAAGGAGGGGTTGGGATTTGAAGTAGCAGAAACATTCCCTTGTTGCTAATCCGTTCCCAGAGGAACACTTTAATAAGATTTACTAGGATGCTGgatatgtgcatttatttatcatcTTGCTCAGTCTTTCACACCGCTTTAGCTGTCGCTACTGCAGTGTTGCTGCCACTCGCCCCTCAGTATTAACAATCCGTCTGTTCGTAGACGTCGCTTAACGGAATACTTCCACCGTGTTGTGCTTGCTGATTGTAAAAAGGAGAGATGGAAACAATAAGGGAAATGCTTCAAAGTTGCGGCCCCTCTCGCCCTTGCATGTTGTAATCACGAGAGCCAAGTAGTCGAGTGGCAGTGCTTTGCACTTGTTTTGCTCCAGAACTTTCAGTCCCCTATACGTAGTCCTGCAGGCTGTAGCCAGTTTTGTTGTCCAGTGGTGACAGAGAACAGTACTGGTGCTGGAGCTGGTcctgttgctgctgttgttgcagCAGTTGCTGTTGCTGCTGCAAGAGGAGTTTGTCGGGAGGGAGAAGTATCAAATCCTGGGGGCCATGTCGCTTACCAGAGCAGGAAAGACAGAAAATGGATCCACCCACGAAAAGGAAACCAGACGAGATGAAGGCTACGTAGACAGCACCGCCCGGCTCAAACTTGTTGCTTTCGGGCACATTGGCGTCTAGGAAACTGACGATAACCTCGTTTGTGTACCAGGAGGCAGGAACAAGGCAGAGAAAGCCAGAGGCCAGAAAGCAGGTGCCGGCTGCCATGGCAGCGTGACGTTTAGCACGCCGTCCACCACCCCAGCGAGTGCACTTTAAACCCAAAGAGGCCAAACACAATCCCAGTGCTGCCAACACGCAGGAAAGCACCATGGTGGTGCGTGCCGTCTGCAGGTACGCGGGCAGTGCCAGCACAGAGTATTTTAGCGTGCAGCTGAACATGCCTGTGCTGTACCAGGTGCAGTCCATCCACAGCCCCTGCATCTGCGAGATGGCAGTGATGATGTTCGAACCGACATCCGCGCTCACCTTCCAGTTAGGCAGTAATGTGGCCACCGTGGCACCTAGGATGCCTAGCAATGCCAGCACGAAGGCAAAGATCTGCGTGCCCGTGGACGCCATCCTGCCGCGTTCCTGAACTCGGCCAACATTCACACGAGCTTGCCTAGTCCCCTCTCCTTCGGCTGCAACTGCGACGGCAGAGACTCCTCAGCACCGCTGCCTGCCTTAGGAAATAAGTGAGAGAGAATTAAACGAGTGTCCTCCTCCCCCAGTGCACTAGGAACAAAGAGAAGTGTGCGCCCACAGGATGATGAGGAAGCAGGTTCCTAACTACTGGCTCCTTTTACTGCTGCCGAGCCTTTCCTGTTCATGCCTCATACCCATAGTTATTAGTGCAGTGACTGAACATGCACGTATTGTTGCCATGTCTGATAACTGGAGTCTGATTTTGTTTTCCATACGGTCAggtaaatgaaataaagtatcGTTTCAGACACACGAGCACACAACTTGTCAGCACATTTTCACCCTTTCGTTTTACTAAGGCAGTAACACAAATCTTTTAGGTTATGACTCATAGTGGAGGCTGAACGGTTTATTTATAATACGGAGCGGAATGCAGAAATCCTGTCCTTACCTCGGCTGGTGCAGAGCGAGCTATGACGCGTCAGGTTTCCgagcacacacatatacacacacgtacacacactgCTAAATACATAAACAGAGTATAAACGCCCGTAGTTGTATCGTTAGCTATCCGTTCATGTTATCCTTGTCTTCAGCAGCAGCGGTGTATCAGAGGACATCAGTGATGGAGCGACGATGCTGTTTTCAAAGCTGCACGAATGATGGTCTACGTCACGCAGCAGCGATCTCAACTTCACGCTCATGAAAGTCTCCGTTCTTTGCTCCATATGCTCTTACAGCGATTTAAGTCCCGTCTGTGATTTAATGTCGTAAGCTCTTCATTCGATTTAAGGTCTATTTTGAACGCTTTAACTTACCCcgttttttttctcaaagaaATAAACGTTTACCTCGTTAATTTTGAAAGAGGGcttgtttttttcagtgctgTTTATTATCTggtttatttgcatatattaagtattttgaatattaattacatagATTTAACGAAAAAACACATACTTATCGAATATTCTATTGAATATTATGttttcctgtaaaaaaaaaaaaaaaaaaaaaaaaaaaaaaaaaaatcgaaatatttccTTAATGATCTAAGACGTCATGAATTTATTAAAGATcagattatataaaatatttagaaaaaaaaaaatctaaagtttgtcattttgttctgttggcagatatttagactttttatttaaccataacCATATAGAGAGAGatataccatatatatatatatacatatatatatatatatatatatatatatatatatatatatatatatatatatatatatatatatatatatgctttgtGGGTAGTGGTCTCATTGGGTAGTGGACTAAGGCATGGACCTTTCACCTGCTATTAAAGGAGTTTCAGTATAGTGGCAATGCACCACTATCACCCTAATCATAAAAT
Above is a genomic segment from Labeo rohita strain BAU-BD-2019 chromosome 17, IGBB_LRoh.1.0, whole genome shotgun sequence containing:
- the LOC127179978 gene encoding claudin-20 is translated as MASTGTQIFAFVLALLGILGATVATLLPNWKVSADVGSNIITAISQMQGLWMDCTWYSTGMFSCTLKYSVLALPAYLQTARTTMVLSCVLAALGLCLASLGLKCTRWGGGRRAKRHAAMAAGTCFLASGFLCLVPASWYTNEVIVSFLDANVPESNKFEPGGAVYVAFISSGFLFVGGSIFCLSCSGKRHGPQDLILLPPDKLLLQQQQQLLQQQQQQDQLQHQYCSLSPLDNKTGYSLQDYV